One region of Ostrinia nubilalis chromosome 14, ilOstNubi1.1, whole genome shotgun sequence genomic DNA includes:
- the LOC135077963 gene encoding connectin-like has protein sequence MERRIAGIIYILITFALVNEMSINVQAKDNNKRKPKEKSGGFQKNICDVSDRDSKVHCYCENTREPRNATKAECWVFNGGIPRDDLIWQSFASQPTLQTLSFNVRVDGALGYVPTKALHFLKNLKSINIRYGNIIDVTPYAFANLTNLTDVTISQNQIENLHQYAFAHLPNITLINLEDNMILEIGTEAFYDLPKLHKLVFTKNNISSIRDGAFLHTFNLLELDLNKNNIIHLRRRTFDGLANLRKLDLRRNRIYNLTEYTFAELWNLQELLLGKNDLKYISERAFDGLSQLRKLSLDDNKLSALPASLFEGVRGLNSLDLRSNELHALTFDNIKPILDNLKPQNSNLLLEENNFVCDCRLKWMHSLRNETKSQNTKASLDGVTCKMDPPIVSSAYNKMPDVIENKIDYNQDILHAGITIETLNEKMNVTEKKMIPEELNKDQSLAKKPVKRVVLKIPPENLPCPRDTKTTTETPPFIVDPVIPIQNEMKIFRFHEPNTAYRLSYKSTIVLWIGCFAFFFT, from the exons ATGGAGCGGCGGATCGCGGGGATAATCTACATCCTGATCACTTTTGCTCTCGTTAACGAAATGTCAATTAACGTCCAAGCAAAAGACAACAACAAACGGAAACCCAAAGAGAAAAGTGGCGGGTTCCAGAAGAATATTTGTGACGTCAGCGACCGCGACTCAAAGGTCCACTGCTATTGCGAAAACACCAGAGAGCCGAGGAATGCAACAAAAGCGGAATGCTGGGTATTCAATGGCGGCATACCGCGGGACGATCTCATCTGGCAAAGTTTCGCTTCGCAACCAACTTTGCAAACTTTGTCTTTTAATGTCCGCGTCGATGGCGCTTTAGGGTACGTCCCGACAAAAGCGCTGCACTTTCtgaaaaacctcaagtcaaTCAACATCCGATACGGCAATATTATAGACGTAACACCCTACGCTTTCGCCAACCTCACAAATCTAACAGACGTCACGATTTCCCAAAACCAAATAGAAAATCTCCACCAGTACGCGTTCGCTCATCTCCCAAACATAACATTAATAAATCTGGAAGACAACATGATCTTGGAAATCGGCACAGAAGCGTTTTACGATTTGCCGAAGTTGCACAAACTTGTCTTCACCAAGAATAACATATCGTCGATCAGAGACGGAGCGTTCTTGCACACGTTCAATCTATTGGAATTGGACTTGAATAAAAACAACATAATCCATTTGAGACGTCGCACGTTTGATGGATTGGCCAACTTGCGGAAATTGGATCTACGGAGGAACCGCATTTACAATTTGACCGAATACACGTTCGCTGAACTGTGGAATTTGCAAGAGTTGTTGCTGGGGAAGAACGATCTGAAGTACATTTCGGAAAGGGCCTTCGACGGGCTGTCTCAGCTCCGCAAGCTGTCTCTAGACGACAATAAACTGAGTGCACTACCCGCCAGCCTTTTCGAAGGGGTGAGGGGACTCAACTCCCTCGACCTACGTTCCAACGAACTACACGCattaacttttgacaatatCAAACCCATATTGGACAACTTGAAGCCGCAGAACAGCAATTTGCTACTCGAAG AGAACAACTTCGTGTGCGACTGCCGGTTGAAATGGATGCACTCGCTTCGGAACGAGACTAAAAGCCAAAACACGAAGGCGTCGCTCGACGGCGTCACATGCAAAATGGATCCGCCCATAGTGAGCTCCGCATACAACAAGATGCCCGACgtgatagaaaataaaatagattacaATCAAGACATCCTGCACGCGGGGATAACGATCGAGACGTTAAACGAGAAAATGAACGTGACTGAGAAGAAAATGATACCAGAAGAGCTGAATAAAGATCAGAGCTTAGCTAAGAAGCCGGTCAAGAGAGTCGTTTTGAAAATACCCCCAGAAAACCTACCGTGCCCGAGAGACACCAAGACAACAACTGAGACACCACCCTTTATAGTGGATCCAGTGATTCCAATCCAAAacgaaatgaaaatatttaggttTCATGAACCAAACACAGCGTACAGACTGTCGTACAAATCCACCATTGTGTTATGGATTGGGTGTTTTGCCTTTTTCTTTACTTAA